A part of Haliotis asinina isolate JCU_RB_2024 chromosome 10, JCU_Hal_asi_v2, whole genome shotgun sequence genomic DNA contains:
- the LOC137297651 gene encoding uncharacterized protein, whose product MGILFRGGNTSQLKECLPGLEIREPDIQLQSNGLSLGNDETEHENTEDCIEADWVMVSEEDAVCSTSIVHEAIPRATSDTGDTIHHKVKVSQSTATHQGQSIHIDNMDHADMPFDTGGRDGNDGNGGSTSACGIQGDNQEIRLGNRVKESTTPHQNRHLENGGYSNMTRDVVNGVYTPSRQGTEIVEMQHKHLLEQWKKMAQRDQAIVKELLNNVIFHARNQPEGLRTLLPMLRMMSRDIEPGVPVHHNEIDDSYVRLLIFELTDIGCDLSRKTATNVVCYILTIGRNNPKLLLEIMKKMDHLDNIRNHRIPDR is encoded by the exons ATGGGTATATTATTTCGAGGAGGAAACACATCTCAG cTTAAAGAGTGTTTGCCTGGTTTAGAGATTCGTGAGCCTGATATACAATTGCAGTCGAACGGCCTTTCACTTGGCAATGACGAAACTGAGCATGAAAATACAGAAGACTGTATAGAAGCAGACTGGGTCATGGTTTCAGAAGAAGATGCTGTATGTTCCACGTCTATCGTTCACGAGGCAATTCCTCGTGCTACTTCAGATACTGGTGACACCATCCATCACAAAGTAAAGGTCAGTCAGTCTACGGCAACACACCAGGGGCAAAGTATCCATATTGACAACATGGACCATGCCGACATGCCCTTTGACACTGGTGGAAGAGATGGGAATGATGGAAATGGAGGTTCCACATCAGCATGTGGCATACAAGGAGACAACCAAGAGATCCGACTCGGGAATCGAGTCAAGGAGAGCACTACTCCACATCAGAATCGACACTTAGAGAACGGTGGATACAGCAACATGACAAGGGACGTCGTAAACGGAGTCTATACTCCCTCCAGACAGGGAACAGAGATAGTGGAAATGCAACATAAGCACCTGCTAGAGCAGTGGAAAAAGATGGCTCAGAGAGACCAAGCCATTGTTAAGGAACTTTTAAACAACGTCATATTTCATGCAAGGAATCAACCAGAGGGACTTCGAACACTACTACCGATGCTGAGGATGATGTCACGTGATATAGAACCCGGTGTCCCTGTCCATCATAACGAGATCGATGATTCATATGTCAGGTTACTCATATTTGAACTGACAGATATTGGATGTGATCTGTCAAGGAAAACCGCAACAAACGTTGTTTGCTATATTTTAACCATTGGCAGAAACAATCCCAAATTACTGTTGGAAATTATGAAGAAAATGGACCATCTTGATAATATTAGGAATCATCGTATACCAGATAGATAA
- the LOC137298820 gene encoding uncharacterized protein, whose translation MSERKSRVRLDSESDKQVMVEDHSPQHGQQSVTDVAKVVAAETATEATLIAVTETATGDASDAPAEGSTGDSSASGNDGEPPNNIKPSWVSALYRSMGILFRGRNTSQLKECLPGLEIREPDIQLLSNGLSFSRCNDETEHENTEDCIEADWIMVSEEDAACSTSIVHEAIPRATSDTGNTIHHKVKVSQPTATHQGQSLHIDNMDHADMPFDTGGRDGDYGNGGSTSACGIQGDNQEIRLGNRVKESTTPHDNRHLGNGGDSNMTWDAVNGVYTPSRQGTEVVEMQQKHLLEQWKKIDQRDQAIVKELLNNVIFHARNQPEGLRTLLPMLRMMSRDIAPGVPVHHNEIDDSYVRLLIFELTDIGCDLSRKTATNVVSYILTIGRNNPKLLLEIMEKMDHLDNISNHRIPDR comes from the exons atgagtgaaaggaaatCACGAGTTCGGCTTGACAGTGAAAGTGATAAACAAGTAATGGTCGAAGATCACTCCCCGCAACACGGGCAACAGAGCGTTACAGATGTTGCGAAAGTCGTTGCTGCAGAAACGGCTACAGAGGCAACTTTAATAGCTGTTACAGAAACTGCTACAGGAGATGCCTCAGACGCTCCTGCAGAAGGTTCTACAGGAGATTCTTCAGCGTCTGGGAACGACGGCGAACCTCCTAATAATATCAAAC CATCCTGGGTCTCCGCCCTCTATCGTTCCATGGGTATATTATTTCGAGGTAGAAACACATCTCAG CTCAAAGAGTGTTTGCCTGGTTTAGAGATTCGTGAGCCAGATATACAGTTGCTGTCGAACGGCCTTTCATTTAGCAGGTGTAATGACGAAACTGAGCATGAAAATACAGAAGACTGTATAGAAGCAGACTGGATCATGGTTTCAGAAGAAGATGCAGCATGTTCCACGTCTATCGTTCACGAGGCAATTCCTCGTGCTACTTCAGATACTGGTAACACCATCCATCACAAAGTAAAGGTCAGTCAGCCTACGGCAACACACCAGGGGCAAAGTCTCCATATTGACAACATGGACCATGCCGACATGCCCTTTGACACTGGTGGAAGAGATGGGGATTATGGAAACGGAGGTTCCACATCAGCGTGTGGCATACAAGGAGACAACCAAGAGATCCGACTCGGGAATCGAGTCAAGGAGAGCACTACTCCACATGACAATAGACACTTAGGGAACGGTGGAGACAGCAACATGACATGGGATGCCGTGAACGGAGTCTATACTCCCTCCAGACAGGGAACAGAGGTGGTGGAAATGCAACAAAAGCACCTGCTGGAGCAATGGAAGAAGATAGATCAGAGAGACCAAGCCATTGTTAAGGAACTTTTAAACAACGTCATATTTCATGCAAGGAATCAGCCAGAGGGACTTCGGACACTGCTACCGATGCTGAGGATGATGTCACGTGATATAGCACCCGGTGTCCCTGTCCATCATAACGAGATCGATGATTCATATGTCAGGTTACTCATATTTGAACTGACAGATATTGGATGTGATCTGTCAAGGAAAACCGCAACAAACGTTGTTTCCTATATTTTAACCATTGGCAGAAACAATCCCAAATTACTGTTGGAAATTATGGAGAAAATGGACCATCTTGATAATATTAGCAATCATCGTATACCAGATAGATAA